A region from the Pungitius pungitius chromosome 16, fPunPun2.1, whole genome shotgun sequence genome encodes:
- the LOC119215612 gene encoding mucin-2, whose product MGKLPRLKLTVCFRVSRLCSRKAMLRENEDKAMKASRVCSHGSSSRHVSASSVRVMKPGAHVKHLHWLHILPLVVLLAAQASCNETSAAPFITTENAQTSVHYFVDVTVDADELKNESQIITWLNQVFQNELQKCVFLNQTTVPTPPQNSSASTSNATTAAENTTLPNNNTTLQSNITTTAAENATLPNNNTTLQSNITTTAAENTTLPNNNTTLQSNITTTAAENTTLPNNNTTLQSNITTTAAENTTLPNNNTTLQSNITTTAAENTTLPNNNTTLQSNITTTAAENTTLPNNNTTLQSNITTTAAENTTLPNNNTLQSNNTTTAAEKTTLPNNNTTLQSNNTTTAVPTTTLQINNTTTAVPTTTLQSNNTTIAVPTTMLQSNNTITAAPTTTLQSNNTNAAEPTKSQRNVTTTAATPSESTTTTTTTTASTTTSTPATTASTTTTTPATTASTTTTTPATTASTTTTTIATTARTAATTPATTASTTTTTPTTTASTTTSTPATTASTTTTTPATTASTTTTTIATTARTATTTPATTASTTTTTTTASTTTTRPAAISLLSTVGSPPPTGDLTSSNVVRVVRAIRSPKRKTRAISGDLSTGLFQGIEVTCALKTLIRSTNCSVMLQLKQKVPPCCILQTLCAASRAPSDIHAVGKTVGISPLQNGCSSDVLDSCTYTGPPGAACDLSETAYVVPQRNSSHCGADNNTCNCSASCKGTAAYYTFQISNQNSETNFPTLTSSVIGILDLLKQHKNCPSDVSCPLSIIATEFKDSDVECEISAPNCMVILGFLSEVPICNLSTAVLGLFSSQMNLTFSGRVTRAAICGNSIVSGSPLTSTFNWTSLNVKPASFCASIGNSGILNCQGGNVIVQLDEQCAGGRLTTQSPNVTTTQPSKLNTTAPTTNATVTAEGRANELLELTRDVSSLNSSQVSQLVSQLEGLLSGPNVSLALGNTSVRIVSNLLGASPQVLANSSTRIIRIVDTVGLKLVLDGKVETLLSPAVALSVKPVDGANFQEIVFSISDPNNVQVRGNPRLSRSLRAGSSVPQGSVTLPPSLTQGLTIEEQRLANRVQFNFYQKSTVYQDKALGNRRLNSGILGASVANLSLANLRNNVIINLTNFEPVPANYEAVCVFWDFTLNNGSGGWNPSGCVLQNGSDNVTTVCGCNHLTGFAILLDLSRQPSISQEQATILSFITYIGCGISSIFLSITLLTYLAFGKLRKDTPSKILIQLCMALLLLNLVFLVDAWLALYTDTLGLCISTAWFLHYFLLVTFTWMGLEAVQMYLALVKVWNSNISRLMVKFSLVGWGVPMIVVIIVIAIDKNNYGLISYGNLANGTTDGFCWLKNDIAFYVSVVAYFCVVFLFNLAMFIVVLVQLCRIKRQNPHNVQHHTTLRDVRSVAGIMILLGLTWGFAFFAWGPLNLPFMYLFAIFNSLQGFFIFVLYCAMKENVRNQWRTYLCCGKMRLAKNSEWSRTATQRTGKQESSGTRMRSLHSSTSNNNSSSSSSFLVSDSSERINGIGSPFDDRTITANEDPTTDVVLNEINSQYRNQQAP is encoded by the exons ATGGGGAAATTGCCACGTCTGAAGCTCACGGTTTGTTTTAGAGTTTCAAGACTTTGCTCACGGAAAGCTATGTTGCgggaaaatgaagacaaagcGATGAAAGCTTCGAGAGTTTGTTCCCACGGATCTTCAAGTCGGCACGTGTCCGCGTCCTCTGTCAG AGTGATGAAGCCAGGCGCACATGTCAAACATCTACACTGGTTGCACATACTTCCTCTGGTGGTCCTTTTGGCAG CACAGGCTtcatgtaatgaaacatctgctGCTCCATTCATTACTACAGAAAATGCCCAGACATCAG TGCACTACTTTGTCGATGTCACTGTGGATGCGGATGAACTGAAGAACGAATCACAAATCATTACCTGG CTGAACCAGGTGTTTCAAAACGAGctgcagaaatgtgtgtttctaaACCAGACAACTGTGCCAACCCCTCCACAAAATTCAAGTGCAAGTACTTCAAACGCAACTACAGCTGCAGAAAACACAACGTtaccaaacaacaacacaacattaCAGAGTAACATCacaactacagctgcagaaAACGCAACGTTACCgaacaacaacacaacgttACAGAGTAACATCacaactacagctgcagaaaacacaacgttaccgaacaacaacacaacgttACAGAGTAACATCacaactacagctgcagaaaacacaacgttaccgaacaacaacacaacgttACAGAGTAACATCacaactacagctgcagaaAACACAACGTTACCGAACAACAATACAACGTTACAGAGTAACATCACAACTACGGCTGCAGAAAACACAACGTTACCGAACAACAATACAACGTTACAGAGTAACATCACAACTACGGCTGCAGAAAACACAACGTTACCGAACAACAATACAACGTTACAGAGTAACATCacaactacagctgcagaaAACACAACGTTGCCAAACAACAATACGTTACAGAGTAATAACacaactacagctgcagaaAAGACAACGTtaccaaacaacaacacaacgttACAGAGTAACAACACAACTACAGCTGTACCAACCACAACATTACAAATTAACAACACAACTACAGCTGTACCAACCACAAcattacaaagtaacaatacaACTATAGCTGTACCAACCACAATGTTACAAAGTAACAACACAATTACAGCCGCACCAACCACAACATTACAGAGTAACAACACAAATGCTGCAGAACCTACAAAGTCACAGAGAAATGTCACAACTACAGCTGCAACACCAAGTGAaagcaccaccaccacaacaacaacaactgcaagcACCACCACATCTACACCTGCAACAACTGCAAGCACCACCACAACTACACCTGCAACAACTGCAAGCACCACCACAACTACACCTGCAACAACTGCAAGCACCACCACAACTACAATTGCAACAACTGCAAGGACCGCCGCAACAACACCTGCAACAACTGCAAGCACCACCACAACTACACCTACAACAACTGCAAGCACCACCACATCTACACCTGCAACAACTGCAAGCACCACCACAACTACACCTGCAACAACTGCAAGCACCACCACAACTACAATTGCAACAACTGCAAGGACCGCCACAACAACACCTGCAACAACTGCAAGCACcaccacaactacaacaactgcAAGCACCACCACAACTAGACCTGCAGCAATTTCTTTGCTCAGCACGGTgggaagccccccccctacAGGGGATCTGACTTCGTCAAACGTGGTGCGTGTAGTTCGAGCAATTAGGAGCCCTAAGAGAAAAACCAG AGCAATCAGTGGAGACCTCTCAACTGGCCTATTTCAA GGAATTGAAGTTACATGTGCCTTAAAGACTTTGATAAG AAGCACCAACTGTTCTGTGATGCTGCAGCTGAAGCAGAAGGTCCCTCCGTGTTGTATCCTTCAGACGCTCTGTGCGGCCAGTAGAGCACCTTCTGACATCCATGCGGTGGGGAAAACAGTAGGAATTA GTCCTCTACAAAATGGGTGCAGTAGTGACGTTCTTGACAGTTGCACGTATACTGGTCCACCTGGTGCAGCATG TGACTTGTCCGAGACTGCATATGTGGTTCCTCAGCGCAACTCATCTCACTGTGGTGCAG ATAACAACACCTGCAACTGTTCTGCTTCCTGCAAAGGAACTG CTGCATACTACACTTTTCAAATATCAAATCAAAATTCAGAGACGAACTTCCCAACATTAACGTCATCGGTCATTGGCATC CTGGATTTgctaaaacaacataaaaactgTCCTTCGGA TGTTTCATGTCCGTTATCCATTATTGCTACTGAATTCAAG GATTCGGATGTGGAATGTGAAATATCCGCACCAAA ctGCATGGTGATTTTAGGCTTTCTCAGTGAGGTTCCTATCTGCAACTTGTCCACCGCCGtgttgggtttgttttcttcacaAATGAACCTGACTTTCAGCGGCCGAGTGACTCGAGCAG CAATTTGTGGGAATTCAATAGTCAGCGGCAGTCCACTAACATCCACCTTCAACTGGACGAGCCTTAACGTAAAGCCTGCTTCCTTTTGTGCATCAATCGGAAATTCTGGCATCCTCAATTG TCAAGGTGGGAATGTGATTGTGCAGCTGGACGAGCAGTGTGCCGGAGGCCGCCTCACCACACAAAGCCCGAATGTGACAACCACACAACCCTCCAAACTGAACACAACAGCTCCGACCACTAACGCCACAGTGACAG CCGAAGGCCGAGCCAACGAACTGCTCGAGCTCACCCGAGACGTGTCCAGCCTGAACTCCAGCCAGGTGTCTCAGCTGGTGTCTCAGCTGGAGGGTCTTCTGTCCGGTCCCAACGTCAGCCTGGCGCTGGGCAACACCTCGGTCCGCATCGTCAGCAATCTGCTGGGAGCCTCTCCCCAGGTGCTGGCCAACTCCTCCACCAG gATTATAAGGATTGTCGATACAGTCGGGTTAAAGCTGGTGCTCGATGGAAAGGTTGAGACCCTTCTGTCGCCGGCTGTGGCTCTGTCTGTGAAACCAGTAGATGGCGCCAACTTTCAGGAAATCGTTTTCTCCATCTCAGACCCCAATAATGTACAG GTCCGTGGGAATCCCAGGCTGAGCAGGAGCCTGAGAGCCGGCTCCTCCGTCCCTCAGGGCTCCGTCACGTTGCCCCCGTCTCTCACTCAGGGCCTGACCATCGAGGAACAGCGGCTGGCCAACAGAGTGCAGTTCAATTTCTACCAGAAGAGCACAGTGTACCAG GACAAAGCTTTGGGAAACCGCCGACTCAACAGTGGGATCCTTGGAGCGAGCGTGGCCAACCTGTCACTCGCAAACCTGCGGAATAATGTTATAATAAACTTGACAAACTTTGAGCCGGTTCCA GCTAATTATGAAGCTGTATGTGTTTTTTGGGACTTCACGTTAAATA ACGGATCAGGTGGTTGGAATCCAAGTGGCTGCGTACTTCAAAACGGCTCCGACAATGTCACAACAGTTTGTGGATGCAACCATTTGACAGGTTTTGCCATCCTGCTG GACCTCTCCAGACAGCCTTCAATTAGTCAAGAACAGGCCACCATCCTTTCTTTCATCACATATATTGGCTGTGGAATCTCTTCCATCTTCTTGTCTATCACCCTCCTCACCTACTTGGCCTTTGG GAAGTTGCGGAAGGACACTCCATCCAAAATCCTGATCCAGCTGTGcatggccctgctgctgctcaacctGGTCTTCCTGGTGGACGCGTGGCTGGCGCTCTACACAGACACCTTGGGCCTGTGCATCTCCACGGCCTGGTTCCTCCACTACTTCCTGCTGGTTACCTTCACCTGGATGGGACTAGAGGCCGTCCAGATGTACCTGGCCCTAGTGAAAGTCTGGAATAGCAACATATCGCGCCTCATGGTGAAGTTCTCGCTGGTCGGCTGGGGCGTGCCGATGATCGTGGTCATCATTGTCATTGCGATTGACAAGAACAACTACGGCCTCATCTCCTATGGAAACCTCGCCAACGGCACTACCGATGGCTT CTGCTGGCTGAAAAACGACATCGCTTTCTATGTATCAGTGGTGGCCTATTTCtgcgttgtttttcttttcaacctGGCCATGTTCATTGTGGTGTTAGTGCAACTGTGCCGGATAAAGAGGCAGAACCCTCACAACGTGCAACACCACACCACGCTGCGGGATGTGCGCAGTGTGGCGGGGATAATGATCCTCCTGGGCCTCACCTGGGGCTTTGCCTTCTTCGCCTGGGGCCCCCTTAACCTGCCCTTCATGTACCTCTTCGCCATCTTTAACTCCTTGCAAG GTTTCTTCATATTTGTCTTGTACTGTGCGATGAAGGAAAATGTGAGGAATCAGTGGAGGACCTACCTGTGCTGCGGCAAAATGAGACTAGCGAAGAACTCGG AATGGAGTCGCACTGCAACACAGAGGACTGGGAAGCAGGAATCCTCCGGTACCAGAATGAGATCCCTTCATTCCTCAACGTCCAACAACAACTCATCCAGCTCCTCGTCCTTCCTCGTCAGTGACTCCTCGGAGCGGATCAATGGCATCG GCAGCCCATTTGACGACAGAACCATCACAGCAAATGAAGACCCCACAACGGATGTGGTCCTCAACGAGATCAACAGCCAGTACAGAAACCAACAAGCGCCCTGA
- the gabrr3a gene encoding gamma-aminobutyric acid receptor subunit rho-3a, with protein sequence MDVPVEDGDRCGASPGVETLRHWEERFGFLWSLRSPGLTMRVALLAFRLVCLAWLWPVSSHYPNKRRHKEQYGENTKQKHGGRVDLKMKKLDSTKSLLIKSEQLLRIEDHDFAMRPGFGGSAIPVGIDVQVESIDSISEVNMDFTMTLYLRHYWQDDRLAFPSSSNKSRTFDARLVKKIWVPDVFFVHSKRSFIHDTTMENIMLRVFPDGNILYSVRITVTALCSMDFSSFPLDTQNCSLELESYAYNENDLMLYWKNGNDSLRTDEIVLSQFFVEDFQPSFGLAFYSSTGWYNRLYINFLLRRHIFFFMLQTYFPTMLMVMLSWVSFWIDRRAVPARVSLGITTVLTMSTIITGVSASMPQVSYVKAVDIYLWASFLFVFLSVIEYAAVNYFTTVEEMKKLKRAKIPNTFDATEAMAFDGCFHDNDIDMTSFTEVASTPNTERNSQSRNSTVSGPAEGTRLRRKNPVKQHFSFIMSNSYMIDSYSRVIFPMAYLLFNIIYWSLYA encoded by the exons ATGGACGTGCCAGTAGAGGACGGGGACCGCTGTGGAGCATCCCCCGGGGTTGAGACACTGAGGCATTGGGAGGAACGTTTCGGGTTCCTCTGGTCTTTGCGAAGCCCCGGCCTAACCATGAGAGTGGCCCTCCTGGCCTTCAGACTGGTGTGCCTGGCCTGGCTGTGGCCCGTCAGCAGCCACTATCCGAACAAGAGGAGGCACAAGGAGCAGTACGGGGAGAACACCAAACAGAAGCACGGAGG ACGAGTGGATCTTAAGATGAAAAAGCTGGACAGCACCAAGTCTCTGCTTATTAAGTCTGAGCAGCTGCTTCGGATTGAAGACCACGACTTTGCAATGAGGCCAGGATTCGGAG gtTCGGCTATTCCTGTGGGCATCGACGTGCAGGTGGAGAGCATCGACAGCATATCTGAAGTAAACATG GACTTCACCATGACTTTGTACCTGAGGCACTACTGGCAGGACGACCGGCTGGCCTTCCCCTCCAGCAGCAACAAGAGTCGCACCTTCGACGCACGTCTGGTGAAAAAGATTTGGGTTCCCGATGTGTTCTTTGTCCACTCGAAGCGTTCCTTCATCCACGACACGACCATGGAGAACATCATGCTGAGGGTTTTTCCCGACGGCAATATCCTCTACAGTGTTAG GATCACTGTGACGGCGCTTTGCTCCATGGACTTCAGTAGTTTCCCTCTGGACACACAGAATTGCTCTCTGGAGCTGGAGAGCT ATGCTTACAATGAAAACGACCTAATGCTCTACTGGAAGAACGGCAACGATTCATTAAGGACCGACGAGATTGTGCTCTCTCAGTTTTTTGTTGAAGACTTCCAGCCTTCCTTCGGTCTTGCCTTCTACAGCAGCACCG gcTGGTACAATCGGCTCTACATTAACTTCCTCCTCCGGAGGCATATCTTCTTCTTCATGCTTCAGACGTACTTTCCCACCATGCTGATGGTGATGCTGTCCTGGGTGTCTTTCTGGATAGACAGGAGGGCCGTACCAGCCCGTGTCTCTCTGG GCATCACCACGGTTCTGACCATGTCCACCATCATCACTGGTGTCTCAGCCTCTATGCCGCAGGTGTCTTACGTCAAAGCTGTAGACATCTACCTGTGGGCAAGCTTCttgtttgtcttcctgtctgtcaTCGAGTACGCTGCTGTCAACTATTTCACGAcagtggaggagatgaagaagctAAAAAGGGCAAAG ATCCCCAACACCTTCGACGCCACTGAGGCCATGGCGTTCGATGGCTGTTTCCACGACAACGACATCGACATGACTTCTTTCACGGAGGTTGCCAGCACGCCGAACACAGAGAGGAACAGCCAGTCTCGAAACTCCACCGTCTCCGGACCCGCAGAAGGCACCAGGCTGCGCCGCAAGAACCCTGTGAAGCAACACTTCAGCTTCATCATGAGCAACAGCTACATGATCGACTCGTACTCCAGAGTCATCTTCCCCATGGCTTACCTGCTCTTCAACATCATTTACTGGAGTTTGTATGCGTAG